Proteins encoded by one window of Leptospira barantonii:
- the ybeY gene encoding rRNA maturation RNase YbeY translates to MLFRRELSDSPCDLSLLLISDIDMKEINLLRRNKDKTTDVLSFPLEFDSAPLVAVLNERIKKNSKSLPPIALGEIVISVDTLKKQAVEIGHSEKDEFYRLLVHGFLHLLGYDHERGEEEERIMKLKEDECLEALQDL, encoded by the coding sequence ATTCTTTTCCGTCGTGAACTATCCGATTCTCCCTGCGATCTAAGTCTGCTTTTGATAAGCGACATCGATATGAAAGAGATCAATCTTCTGAGACGAAACAAGGATAAGACCACGGACGTTCTTTCCTTTCCACTCGAGTTCGATTCCGCTCCTCTTGTCGCCGTTTTGAACGAAAGAATCAAAAAAAATTCCAAATCCTTACCTCCGATTGCGTTAGGCGAAATTGTTATCTCGGTGGACACGCTCAAAAAACAAGCCGTTGAAATCGGACATTCCGAAAAGGACGAGTTTTATCGTTTGTTGGTTCACGGATTTTTACATCTTCTCGGATACGATCACGAACGAGGGGAAGAGGAAGAAAGAATCATGAAGTTAAAGGAAGACGAATGTCTGGAAGCGCTTCAGGATCTCTAA
- the recO gene encoding DNA repair protein RecO, which produces MSGSASGSLKKAKGIVLESRTIQDGDAIIRLLPEEGQVENFRIRGIRKSKTRPIASVEPGSLSSVDYYNSKNKETHNVKEISLLNRYDKAKSGYFGMVLVSYLVELASSFTPDGAEHPGEFRLLSGALEELEENGPGALILPFFKLRLLVSGGFLSKELLCHSCGTELKEMTSVMLQASPFELVCGNCLHTDQNDLGLVQWIQTFLMLRFRDLKERKISVETLLDLDRICNRMLEPILRKKLKSSVTLYEALGENLGKLS; this is translated from the coding sequence ATGTCTGGAAGCGCTTCAGGATCTCTAAAAAAAGCCAAGGGAATCGTTTTGGAATCGAGGACGATCCAAGACGGGGACGCGATCATACGACTTCTTCCCGAAGAAGGTCAGGTGGAGAATTTTCGGATTCGAGGAATTCGAAAAAGCAAAACAAGACCCATCGCCTCAGTCGAACCCGGATCTCTTTCCAGCGTGGATTATTACAACTCCAAGAACAAAGAGACGCATAACGTGAAGGAGATTTCGCTTCTGAATCGATACGATAAAGCGAAGTCCGGTTACTTCGGAATGGTTCTCGTTTCTTATCTCGTCGAACTTGCGTCCTCCTTTACGCCGGACGGAGCGGAACATCCCGGAGAATTCCGTCTTTTATCCGGTGCGCTTGAAGAGCTTGAGGAGAACGGCCCCGGCGCCTTGATTCTTCCCTTTTTTAAACTGCGTCTTCTCGTATCGGGAGGATTTTTATCCAAGGAACTTCTTTGTCATTCCTGCGGAACCGAACTCAAGGAGATGACGAGCGTAATGCTTCAAGCTTCGCCGTTCGAACTCGTATGCGGAAATTGTCTTCATACCGATCAGAACGATCTCGGACTCGTTCAATGGATTCAGACATTTTTAATGCTTCGATTTCGGGATTTGAAGGAAAGAAAAATATCCGTTGAAACTCTTCTGGACTTGGACAGAATTTGCAATCGAATGCTCGAACCCATTCTTAGAAAAAAATTGAAATCGTCCGTCACTCTCTATGAAGCCCTGGGGGAAAATCTTGGAAAACTTTCTTAA
- the argS gene encoding arginine--tRNA ligase, producing the protein MKENETLKQIVLKALEEGVRELSASIPDVDPSAFKIKIEYSRDEKFGDYSTSFALENSKILKKNPVQVSGDLVEILKKRNDLFETVDFTPPGFVNFRITPLFLLKFIESSILSGNYFPKANDPLKINLEFVSANPTGPLNIVSARAAANGDAMASLLKAIGHKVDKEFYINDYGNQVFLLGVSTLVRIREIKGESSSLQEADDSTPIETILEKNILPAEGYRGEYIKDIASALLKDSEKSPKIESLLKEKKYRELAELCSGWTVENNLIWQRKDLDAFGVEFDNYFSECTLHDSNKVLAVMKDLEKSGQIFEEDGKKVFRSTEYGDDKDRVVVRDDGRPTYLLADIAYHKNKIERGYDRIFDIWGPDHHGYIARLAGAVQSIGYKKENFKVIIAQQVNLLESGQKVKMSKRAGSFQTMSDLIGFLGKHGRDVGRYFFVMRSLDAPLDFDLDLAKDESDKNPVFYLQYAHARICSIFREVGNETSKDAATTLEMSDERKRLLFWIARFPEEIFDAANAMEPHRVTNYLQSFAKTFTGFYLGKNNRLKDATPEVRLGLARICLAAKNVLSEGLSLIGVSAPERMEKEA; encoded by the coding sequence ATGAAAGAAAATGAAACTCTAAAACAAATCGTATTAAAAGCGCTCGAAGAGGGGGTTCGGGAACTTTCCGCTTCCATCCCCGATGTCGATCCGAGCGCGTTCAAAATCAAAATAGAATATTCGCGAGATGAAAAATTCGGGGATTATTCCACTTCATTCGCATTAGAAAACTCTAAAATTCTTAAGAAGAATCCGGTTCAAGTCTCCGGCGATCTCGTCGAGATTCTCAAAAAAAGAAACGATCTTTTTGAAACGGTGGACTTTACTCCTCCCGGTTTCGTGAACTTCCGAATCACACCTTTGTTTCTTCTCAAATTCATCGAATCCTCGATTCTTTCCGGAAATTATTTTCCAAAAGCGAACGATCCGCTTAAAATCAATCTTGAATTCGTTTCCGCAAATCCTACGGGACCGCTGAACATCGTTTCGGCGAGAGCCGCGGCGAACGGGGATGCGATGGCCTCTCTTTTGAAGGCGATCGGTCATAAGGTCGATAAGGAATTTTACATCAACGATTACGGGAATCAGGTATTTTTACTCGGGGTTTCCACCTTGGTCCGAATCCGCGAAATCAAGGGAGAATCTTCGTCCCTTCAGGAAGCGGACGATTCCACTCCGATCGAAACGATCTTGGAGAAAAATATTCTACCCGCAGAAGGATATCGCGGAGAATACATTAAGGATATTGCAAGCGCTCTCTTAAAGGATTCCGAAAAATCACCGAAGATCGAATCCCTTCTAAAGGAAAAGAAATACAGAGAACTCGCGGAACTTTGTTCCGGTTGGACCGTGGAAAACAATCTGATCTGGCAAAGAAAGGATCTGGATGCGTTCGGTGTTGAGTTCGACAATTATTTCAGCGAATGCACGTTACACGATTCGAACAAGGTTTTGGCGGTGATGAAGGACCTCGAGAAGTCGGGTCAGATCTTCGAAGAAGACGGAAAGAAAGTATTTCGTTCCACCGAATACGGAGACGATAAGGACCGTGTGGTCGTAAGGGACGACGGAAGACCTACGTATCTTCTCGCCGATATCGCGTATCATAAGAATAAAATCGAAAGGGGATACGATCGTATCTTCGATATCTGGGGACCGGATCACCACGGATATATCGCGAGACTTGCGGGCGCCGTTCAATCCATCGGATACAAAAAGGAAAACTTCAAGGTCATCATCGCACAACAAGTGAATCTTCTCGAATCGGGACAAAAGGTGAAGATGAGCAAACGCGCCGGTTCCTTTCAGACGATGAGCGATCTGATAGGATTTTTGGGAAAACACGGACGGGACGTGGGTCGTTATTTCTTCGTTATGCGGTCGTTGGACGCTCCTCTGGATTTCGATCTGGATCTCGCAAAAGACGAATCCGATAAGAATCCGGTTTTTTATCTGCAATACGCGCACGCAAGAATCTGTTCGATCTTTCGCGAGGTCGGAAACGAAACTTCCAAGGACGCCGCGACTACATTAGAAATGTCTGATGAACGAAAACGTCTTCTTTTCTGGATCGCAAGATTTCCGGAGGAGATTTTCGACGCGGCCAACGCGATGGAACCGCATCGTGTAACGAATTATCTCCAGAGTTTCGCAAAAACGTTTACCGGATTTTATCTCGGAAAAAACAATCGATTGAAGGATGCCACACCCGAAGTTCGTTTGGGTCTCGCGAGAATCTGTCTCGCGGCTAAGAACGTTCTTTCGGAAGGACTTTCGCTCATCGGAGTTTCCGCTCCCGAAAGAATGGAAAAGGAAGCCTAA
- a CDS encoding nicotinamide-nucleotide amidohydrolase family protein, which translates to MSTAPKIIVLSTGSELTSGRSQDTNSSWIANELFGLGFSVSKFVVLPDDPIVLQEEISKLANESTKEQPILLVMTGGLGPTEDDYTLEVACKLKGVSAVESTVAKQRLEAFYRLRGRNFQEAMQTAIRQVSVPEGSIILGNNVGIAPGFVITLGENANLCCMPGVPGEMTEMFRDELSPWISKTFSATELHSGFRFVWWMSESLFQKEFISKEESVTSGKVVWGVAAKRGYIRVSFQSSDRSLVDSLLQKIDQVYGAKSTPDVFEELPKILIDKKLTVGTAESCTGGLIAKTLTDRAGSSSYFYGSVISYDNSVKACLLGVKQGTLDEFGAVSKETAKEMAEGALSVLKTDLIVSVTGIAGPGGGTPQKKVGLVYFGVARKNGETEIHEHYFPFPRASFREYAAFTGIYLLYNLLKDKK; encoded by the coding sequence ATGTCGACCGCACCGAAAATTATCGTTCTGTCCACCGGATCGGAACTGACTTCCGGAAGAAGTCAGGACACGAATTCATCCTGGATCGCAAACGAACTTTTCGGGTTGGGATTTTCCGTTTCTAAGTTCGTGGTTTTACCGGACGACCCGATTGTTCTTCAAGAGGAAATATCGAAACTCGCAAACGAATCGACGAAGGAACAACCGATTCTTCTTGTGATGACGGGCGGGCTCGGTCCTACGGAAGACGATTATACGTTGGAAGTCGCGTGTAAACTCAAAGGTGTTTCCGCCGTCGAGAGCACGGTCGCCAAACAACGATTAGAGGCTTTTTACAGACTGCGCGGAAGAAACTTTCAGGAAGCGATGCAAACCGCGATCCGTCAGGTTTCGGTTCCGGAAGGTTCTATCATTCTGGGCAACAACGTCGGGATCGCACCCGGTTTTGTCATCACGTTAGGCGAAAACGCGAACCTATGTTGTATGCCCGGAGTTCCGGGAGAAATGACGGAGATGTTCCGCGACGAACTTTCGCCTTGGATCTCCAAAACTTTTTCCGCGACGGAACTACATTCCGGATTTCGTTTTGTTTGGTGGATGAGCGAATCCCTGTTTCAGAAAGAATTTATTTCAAAGGAAGAATCGGTCACGAGCGGAAAAGTAGTATGGGGTGTGGCCGCAAAACGCGGATACATTCGAGTGAGTTTTCAATCCTCCGATCGTTCCTTGGTGGATTCTCTTTTGCAAAAGATCGATCAAGTCTACGGAGCCAAATCGACCCCGGACGTATTCGAAGAACTTCCGAAAATTCTAATCGATAAAAAACTCACCGTCGGAACGGCCGAAAGTTGTACGGGCGGATTGATCGCAAAAACGTTGACCGATAGAGCGGGATCCTCCTCTTATTTTTACGGAAGTGTGATTTCTTACGATAACAGCGTCAAGGCCTGTTTGCTCGGAGTCAAACAAGGCACGTTAGACGAGTTTGGCGCGGTCAGTAAGGAAACCGCAAAGGAAATGGCGGAGGGTGCGCTTTCCGTTTTGAAAACGGATCTAATAGTAAGTGTTACCGGAATCGCCGGACCGGGCGGAGGCACACCGCAAAAGAAAGTAGGTCTGGTTTATTTCGGGGTCGCTCGCAAAAACGGGGAAACGGAAATTCACGAACACTACTTTCCGTTTCCAAGGGCATCGTTTCGAGAATACGCGGCGTTCACGGGAATTTATCTTTTATACAATCTTCTTAAGGACAAAAAATGA
- a CDS encoding response regulator transcription factor — MYNILIVEDIHSIREAIKDLLTGKYNIFDAENYDEAIRVLKSEEIHLVITDIRMPGKTGLDLIKTIQHEFPQVLYTLMTAYNINDYINFAYKHGIWNIIPKYSFLDITLISVMVHKLLTKDIFGVEKYFGPEFTIQESGAEDKDFSVPQPDSIVYKRIYSDEQRNFLCNRIAKFLVEKGAPNAINQILEELTSNAMIRAPRDSKGNYKYQYELPSRDLVIPLENIQLAESDFFEIGYGIAENTFIIVIRDHFGSLDKKEILKRLDRHITVDETTGFPPGLADSHGRGLYICREISDQLIFNIEKEKRTEIIALLDKQGNKSYKSLSIYEV, encoded by the coding sequence ATGTACAATATTCTAATCGTTGAAGACATACATTCGATTCGGGAAGCGATCAAAGATTTACTCACAGGCAAGTACAATATCTTCGACGCGGAAAACTACGACGAGGCCATTCGAGTTTTAAAGAGCGAGGAGATTCATCTCGTCATCACGGATATTCGGATGCCGGGCAAAACGGGATTGGATCTGATCAAAACGATCCAACACGAATTCCCTCAGGTCCTTTACACTCTGATGACCGCGTATAACATCAACGACTACATCAACTTCGCGTATAAACACGGGATCTGGAATATCATTCCCAAGTATTCCTTTTTGGACATCACCTTGATTTCGGTGATGGTTCACAAGTTATTGACGAAAGATATCTTCGGCGTTGAAAAATATTTCGGACCTGAATTTACGATCCAGGAATCGGGCGCTGAAGATAAGGACTTTTCGGTTCCCCAACCGGACAGCATCGTCTACAAAAGAATTTATTCGGACGAACAGAGAAACTTTCTCTGCAATCGAATCGCCAAGTTTCTCGTCGAAAAAGGAGCGCCTAACGCGATCAATCAGATCCTAGAGGAACTTACTTCCAACGCGATGATCCGCGCTCCGCGCGATTCAAAAGGAAATTACAAATATCAATACGAACTTCCGTCCCGAGACTTAGTCATTCCTCTGGAGAATATTCAACTTGCCGAATCCGATTTTTTCGAAATCGGTTACGGAATCGCGGAGAACACGTTTATCATCGTGATCCGGGATCATTTCGGTTCATTGGATAAAAAGGAAATTCTAAAACGTTTGGATCGTCATATCACCGTGGATGAAACCACCGGTTTTCCTCCGGGGCTTGCGGATTCTCACGGTAGAGGTCTTTATATCTGCAGAGAAATTTCGGACCAGTTGATCTTCAACATCGAAAAGGAAAAAAGAACCGAGATCATCGCCCTGCTCGACAAACAGGGAAACAAAAGTTATAAGTCCCTTTCGATCTACGAAGTTTAA
- a CDS encoding LIC_12097 family sensor histidine kinase, with the protein MSSLQENLLERAGELQSILDGITEPLVLIDPGFRIRRVNRSTLEFSGQPSFSSIIGKKCYEVLYNRGDVCPYCPMKDMQNGEENFNQYFEYPRSDVNREIFHSVKGQKETLYLDFYPIEKDGIIGSVLEKVSNITRIKEKEEENLRIRNLASLGIFISGVAHELNNPLTGMSLTLQSLLNNLTSIDPEFFRKRLDMMKEDLTRAAMIVSDIISFAKPDRLVTTAADIYETIQKAKENVIWVYPVLSKNITWEILCEPGTTFQFNPVKMERLFINLFKNSLQAFDYGEGKIRVEVRKTRNMVHIIVEDNAGGIPDNLIDKIFSPFFTKNKTGIGTGLGLSICHSIVREHSGELSVKSFERKTRFRVSLPFTQNHGYSS; encoded by the coding sequence ATGTCCTCGTTGCAGGAAAATCTCTTAGAAAGAGCCGGTGAACTACAATCCATCTTGGATGGGATTACCGAGCCGTTAGTATTGATCGATCCGGGTTTTCGTATCCGGAGAGTAAATCGATCCACGCTCGAATTTTCCGGTCAACCGTCCTTTTCCTCCATTATAGGGAAGAAATGTTACGAGGTTCTCTACAACCGTGGAGACGTATGTCCGTATTGTCCGATGAAGGACATGCAGAACGGAGAAGAAAATTTCAATCAATACTTCGAATATCCCCGCTCCGATGTGAACCGGGAGATCTTTCATTCCGTGAAGGGTCAAAAGGAAACGCTTTACCTGGATTTTTATCCGATCGAGAAGGACGGGATCATCGGTTCCGTTTTGGAAAAGGTAAGTAATATCACTCGGATCAAAGAAAAGGAAGAGGAGAATCTTCGAATTCGCAACCTTGCTTCTCTGGGGATTTTTATTTCCGGAGTGGCTCACGAACTCAACAACCCTCTTACCGGAATGAGCTTAACCCTTCAAAGTCTTTTGAACAATCTCACTTCCATAGATCCGGAATTTTTCCGCAAACGTTTGGATATGATGAAAGAGGATCTAACGCGCGCGGCGATGATCGTTTCGGACATCATCAGTTTTGCAAAACCGGACCGCCTTGTAACAACCGCCGCGGACATCTACGAAACGATCCAAAAGGCGAAAGAAAACGTGATTTGGGTTTATCCCGTTCTTTCCAAAAACATCACCTGGGAAATTCTCTGCGAACCGGGAACTACATTTCAGTTCAATCCGGTAAAGATGGAACGTCTTTTTATCAATCTATTTAAGAATTCTTTGCAAGCCTTCGACTATGGAGAAGGAAAGATCCGCGTGGAAGTTCGTAAAACAAGAAACATGGTGCATATCATCGTGGAAGACAACGCCGGAGGAATTCCGGACAATCTGATCGATAAGATATTCTCCCCTTTCTTTACGAAGAATAAAACCGGAATCGGAACCGGGCTCGGTCTTTCCATCTGTCACTCCATCGTTCGTGAGCACAGCGGAGAATTGTCGGTTAAATCCTTCGAAAGAAAAACAAGATTCAGAGTTTCCCTACCCTTTACACAAAACCACGGGTATTCTTCCTAA